The Planctomycetota bacterium nucleotide sequence GCCTCGCTGTTGGGACGAACGTTGAGGAACGCCGCACCGGGAACACCGTCGCGGTGGTCCTTGAGGAGTTCTTCGATGCGAGCTTCGCCGATGTCGAGGAAGGCGTCGGCAAGAGCGGGGTCGAACTGGCTTCCCTTACAACGCTCGATTTCGGCGAGGGCTTTGGCCGGGGGCATGCCGTTGCGATAAGTGCGATTGCTCGTCATCGCGTCGAAGCAGTCGGCGAGGCAGATGATTCGACCCATGAGCGGGATCGCTTCGCCGGCAAGTTTCCACGGATAGCCGCGCCCGTCGAACCGCTCGTGGTGATGGCGGACACCGTCGATGAGATCGGCGACCTGGCGGACATCGGCAAGGATCCTCGCACCGATCTCCGGGTGCTTCTTGATCTCGCCAAACTCTTCGTCGGTGAGCTTACCCGGCTTGCGAATGACCATGTCGGGTACACCGATCTTGCCGACGTCGTGCAGTAGACCGGCCATATACACACGCTCCTGGTACGCGGTGCTGAAGTCGGCCTGCTTGGCCAGTTCGCGGCTCAGCAAAGCGACACGCTCCGAGTGACCGCAGGTGTAGGCGTCCTTCGCGTCGACCGCCGCGGTCAGCGAATGCAACAAGCCCATCATCAGGCTCTTGGCGTCATCGAAAAGCGTGTAGTTCTCCGCGTGGATGCCGACTTCGACCGCAACGCCGT carries:
- a CDS encoding HD domain-containing phosphohydrolase; this encodes MHSPQSEQIAAQQRRIAELTQERNDLSHQLGDCYEELSLIYTLSGGMKLTRAPQQFFDLTAEQTLEVMQVETVGIHFWHERVHPTTNFQYGKPLFNEDELDRLHSGMREQLGLRRETIHLNEIVADRHFAWSAQRAERLLAVPLERGDELFGVIWVANKRPVPAPPTGTRFTSIDAKLLNGVAVEVGIHAENYTLFDDAKSLMMGLLHSLTAAVDAKDAYTCGHSERVALLSRELAKQADFSTAYQERVYMAGLLHDVGKIGVPDMVIRKPGKLTDEEFGEIKKHPEIGARILADVRQVADLIDGVRHHHERFDGRGYPWKLAGEAIPLMGRIICLADCFDAMTSNRTYRNGMPPAKALAEIERCKGSQFDPALADAFLDIGEARIEELLKDHRDGVPGAAFLNVRPNSEAA